A genomic stretch from Petrimonas mucosa includes:
- the dnaJ gene encoding molecular chaperone DnaJ, translated as MAAKRDYYEILEVPKTATAEEIKKAYRKKAIQYHPDKNPGDATAEEKFKEAAEAYEVLSDQNKRARYDQFGHAGVGGTASGGGFGGGMSMEDIFSQFGDIFGGHFGGFGGFGGFSRSSRRTNRGSDLRVKVKLNLKEILHGVEKKIKVKKYVACTSCNGNGSENGTSVSTCSTCNGSGVVTRVQNTILGQMQTTTTCPTCNGEGRSITRRCTHCNGDGIVLDEEVISIKIPAGVEEGMQLSMSGKGNAARRGGVNGDLLILVEEEEHPDLIRDHNDVIYNLFISFPTAALGGTVEVPTIEGVAKVKIEPGTQPGKVLRLRNKGLPTVNGYGTGDELVNVNVYIPENLSDAEKKRVAELDKSPNFIPSKSAKKSVFNKFRKMFD; from the coding sequence ATGGCGGCAAAAAGAGATTATTACGAAATATTGGAGGTGCCCAAGACGGCAACGGCGGAGGAGATCAAAAAGGCTTACCGCAAGAAAGCCATCCAATACCATCCCGACAAAAATCCAGGGGATGCTACGGCCGAGGAGAAGTTCAAGGAGGCTGCCGAAGCGTATGAAGTGCTCAGTGACCAGAATAAACGGGCCCGCTACGATCAGTTCGGGCATGCGGGTGTAGGAGGAACCGCATCGGGCGGTGGATTCGGCGGAGGCATGTCGATGGAGGACATCTTCTCGCAATTTGGCGATATTTTTGGTGGCCACTTCGGCGGTTTCGGCGGTTTCGGCGGGTTTAGCAGGAGCAGCAGGCGTACCAACCGGGGATCCGATCTCCGGGTGAAGGTGAAACTCAACCTGAAAGAGATCCTTCATGGGGTGGAGAAGAAGATAAAAGTGAAGAAATATGTGGCCTGCACCTCATGTAACGGTAACGGATCGGAGAACGGAACTTCAGTTTCCACCTGCTCCACCTGTAACGGTAGCGGTGTGGTGACCCGGGTACAGAATACCATCCTGGGACAGATGCAGACCACCACAACCTGTCCCACCTGTAACGGGGAGGGGAGGAGTATCACCAGGAGGTGTACACACTGTAACGGCGACGGCATAGTTCTGGACGAGGAGGTAATCTCCATCAAGATCCCTGCCGGTGTTGAAGAGGGTATGCAGCTCTCCATGTCGGGAAAGGGAAATGCGGCCCGTCGCGGAGGTGTCAACGGTGATCTGCTCATCCTGGTGGAAGAGGAGGAGCATCCCGATCTGATACGGGATCACAATGATGTGATATATAACCTTTTCATCAGTTTCCCGACGGCAGCGTTGGGCGGAACGGTAGAGGTTCCCACCATCGAGGGAGTAGCCAAGGTGAAGATCGAGCCGGGAACCCAGCCTGGAAAAGTACTCCGCTTGCGCAACAAGGGACTGCCAACCGTAAACGGTTACGGTACGGGCGACGAACTTGTGAATGTGAATGTATATATTCCTGAAAACTTGAGTGATGCGGAAAAGAAGAGAGTTGCGGAGCTGGACAAGTCTCCCAATTTCATTCCATCGAAATCGGCAAAAAAAAGTGTGTTCAATAAATTTCGCAAGATGTTCGATTAG
- a CDS encoding dihydroorotate dehydrogenase-like protein gives MVNLETTFAGLTLKNPFVAASSGLTNSLSKIKELENAGIGAVVLKSLFEEQIENHTEKLTQIADYPEAADYINAYIQMNHVEKYLDLIRSAKASCSIPIVASINCYRLTRWTDFAKSIEAAGADAIELNIFLLNAGEYEDTYLEGAYIDIVKQLKRTVKIPVVVKMARNIGNLPGLVGKLKALGSDGIVLFNRFYQLDIDINKLELTAGTVFSNPADFHDTLRWTAIVSGRVKDVDIACSTGVHSWEDSIKGILAGASGIQLCSVLYEQGLDVVGDMITCVEEWMVQNNYERISDFRGKLNYANITSPALYERVQFMKYFSSYQQ, from the coding sequence ATGGTAAACTTAGAGACAACATTCGCCGGATTGACCCTGAAGAATCCGTTCGTTGCTGCAAGCAGCGGTTTAACAAATTCATTGTCGAAAATAAAAGAACTTGAGAACGCCGGAATAGGAGCGGTGGTGCTCAAATCGCTGTTCGAAGAGCAGATAGAAAATCATACCGAGAAGTTGACACAAATTGCCGATTATCCAGAAGCGGCAGATTACATAAATGCCTATATCCAGATGAATCATGTGGAGAAATATCTCGATCTGATCCGATCGGCAAAAGCGTCCTGTTCCATCCCCATCGTGGCGAGCATCAACTGTTACAGGCTGACACGATGGACCGACTTTGCCAAAAGCATCGAGGCTGCCGGGGCCGACGCGATTGAGCTGAATATTTTCCTGCTGAACGCAGGTGAGTATGAAGATACATACCTGGAGGGGGCCTATATAGATATCGTGAAACAGTTGAAAAGAACGGTAAAGATCCCTGTTGTGGTGAAGATGGCGCGGAACATTGGAAACCTTCCAGGGCTGGTAGGCAAACTGAAGGCGTTGGGCAGCGACGGTATTGTGCTGTTTAACCGGTTCTACCAGCTCGATATCGATATAAATAAGTTGGAACTTACTGCCGGAACAGTTTTTAGCAACCCGGCCGATTTCCACGATACGCTCCGCTGGACAGCCATCGTGTCGGGGCGCGTTAAAGATGTGGATATTGCCTGTTCCACCGGAGTGCATAGCTGGGAAGACAGCATCAAAGGTATTCTGGCCGGCGCATCAGGAATACAGCTTTGCAGTGTGCTTTATGAACAGGGATTGGATGTGGTCGGCGACATGATTACCTGTGTGGAGGAGTGGATGGTTCAGAACAACTACGAACGGATTTCCGATTTCAGGGGAAAGCTCAATTATGCCAATATAACCAGTCCGGCACTGTATGAACGTGTTCAGTTTATGAAGTACTTCTCAAGTTATCAGCAATGA
- the tnpC gene encoding IS66 family transposase produces the protein MIEPDLIPDGAVKIGESVTELLEYKPADVYVRAIIRPKYVVPGTEGEGCVTVAPMPSLPIVKGNAGAGILSHICASKFIDHLPFYRQAEIFKRQKIPVAESTLKGWYAAVCRLLEPLHDTLVHEIMKRDYLQVDESPIPVLTSDKPGATHKGYMWVFHAPVEGMACFRYGKSRSEDVAAGFLDGYRSTLQTDAYAGYYQYKDAEHITLLPCMAHSRRKFEHAKENSPSRSRQALDLFAKLYRVEKRAREEKMPFEERHRLREQQSIPVMEELKRWLEDQRGQVLPKSPIGIAVAYTLKIWDRLERTMTDGKFEIDNNEIENKIRKLALGQSQAASAIYINCL, from the coding sequence GTGATTGAACCTGACCTTATCCCCGATGGAGCCGTCAAGATAGGGGAGTCTGTCACCGAGCTGCTGGAGTACAAGCCCGCCGACGTTTACGTGCGGGCTATTATCCGTCCCAAGTACGTGGTGCCGGGCACGGAAGGTGAAGGCTGCGTTACTGTGGCCCCCATGCCCTCGTTGCCCATCGTGAAAGGAAATGCCGGGGCAGGCATTCTCTCCCATATTTGCGCGAGCAAATTCATCGACCACCTCCCGTTCTATCGCCAGGCCGAGATATTCAAGCGGCAAAAGATACCGGTTGCCGAGTCGACGCTCAAGGGCTGGTACGCCGCCGTCTGCCGCTTGCTTGAGCCGTTACACGATACACTGGTCCATGAAATAATGAAACGCGACTACCTTCAGGTGGACGAATCCCCGATACCTGTTCTTACCTCGGATAAGCCCGGAGCCACGCACAAGGGGTACATGTGGGTGTTTCATGCCCCCGTGGAAGGCATGGCGTGCTTCAGGTACGGAAAATCCCGCTCGGAGGATGTCGCCGCCGGATTTCTTGACGGGTACCGCAGCACGCTCCAAACTGACGCGTACGCGGGGTATTACCAGTATAAGGACGCGGAGCACATCACACTTTTGCCATGCATGGCCCATAGCCGGCGAAAATTTGAACACGCCAAGGAGAACTCGCCATCGAGATCGCGTCAAGCCCTTGACTTGTTCGCGAAACTCTACCGGGTAGAGAAACGGGCACGTGAGGAAAAGATGCCATTCGAGGAACGGCACCGGCTGCGCGAACAACAATCAATACCGGTAATGGAAGAGCTGAAACGGTGGCTGGAAGACCAGCGGGGGCAAGTCCTGCCTAAATCTCCCATAGGAATCGCGGTTGCCTACACTCTAAAAATTTGGGACAGGTTGGAAAGGACGATGACGGACGGCAAATTCGAGATAGATAATAACGAAATTGAAAATAAAATCCGGAAACTTGCCCTGGGGCAGAGTCAAGCAGCAAGTGCAATTTACATTAATTGTTTGTAA
- a CDS encoding MFS transporter, translating to MRNSKAYPWIVVGLLWFVALLNYLDRQMLSTMQSSMQLDIRELAIAENFGRVMGIFLLIYGLMSPVAGMIADRVNRKWLIVGSLFVWSAVTYGLGYAQTFQQVYWLRALMGVSEALYLPTGLAMIADFHTSKTRSLAIGIHMSGLYTGQALGGFGATIAANYSWHTVFHWFGIAGIIYAVVLIFLLHDKEGHASKERAVSRRGQLAAPSGQPSIFRSFGVILGTLSFWIMLFYFMAPSFPGWATKNWLPTLFSGNLGIEMAKAGPMATISIAIASFIGVLIGGPLSDRWVQKNIRGRIYTSTIGLALTIPSLVLLGFGDSHMELVGAAVLFGIGFGMFDTNNMPILCQIIPQQYRATAYGIMNMMGVFAGYAVTLILGSSTDAGNLGADFSKLAIVVLAALLLMLLFLKPKEKLTYPEEESRPTDNRKG from the coding sequence ATGAGAAACAGCAAAGCTTATCCGTGGATCGTCGTCGGACTACTCTGGTTCGTGGCATTACTCAACTACCTCGACCGGCAGATGTTATCCACCATGCAATCATCGATGCAGCTCGATATCAGGGAACTGGCCATTGCCGAAAATTTCGGACGGGTGATGGGGATCTTCCTCCTCATATACGGATTGATGAGTCCCGTAGCCGGCATGATTGCCGACCGTGTCAATCGTAAATGGCTCATTGTCGGCAGCCTCTTTGTCTGGTCGGCCGTAACGTACGGGCTGGGCTATGCCCAAACTTTTCAACAGGTCTACTGGCTGAGAGCCCTTATGGGTGTCAGCGAAGCGCTTTACCTGCCCACCGGGTTGGCTATGATTGCCGATTTCCACACCTCAAAAACCCGCTCACTGGCTATCGGCATCCACATGTCGGGTCTCTATACCGGCCAGGCGTTGGGCGGGTTCGGAGCGACCATTGCCGCCAACTACTCCTGGCATACCGTTTTCCACTGGTTCGGGATTGCCGGTATTATCTACGCTGTAGTACTGATTTTCCTGTTACACGACAAGGAGGGGCATGCATCGAAAGAAAGAGCCGTCTCAAGGAGAGGCCAGCTGGCAGCACCCTCCGGCCAGCCGTCGATATTCCGCTCCTTCGGCGTTATTCTGGGAACCCTCTCCTTCTGGATCATGCTCTTTTACTTCATGGCTCCAAGTTTTCCGGGTTGGGCTACCAAGAACTGGCTACCGACACTCTTTTCCGGGAACCTGGGCATTGAAATGGCAAAAGCAGGCCCCATGGCCACCATCTCCATTGCCATCGCTTCATTTATCGGTGTGCTTATCGGTGGACCGCTTTCCGACCGATGGGTACAGAAAAATATCAGGGGACGAATCTATACGAGTACGATCGGATTGGCGCTCACCATCCCCTCCCTTGTGTTGCTGGGGTTCGGAGATTCGCATATGGAACTGGTCGGGGCAGCCGTGCTCTTCGGGATCGGGTTCGGGATGTTCGACACCAACAACATGCCGATACTCTGCCAGATTATTCCCCAACAATACCGCGCCACGGCATACGGCATCATGAACATGATGGGCGTTTTTGCCGGCTATGCCGTTACGTTGATACTCGGCAGCTCCACCGATGCCGGAAATCTGGGAGCAGATTTCAGTAAACTGGCAATTGTGGTACTGGCTGCACTCCTTCTGATGCTGCTTTTTCTGAAACCTAAAGAGAAGCTGACCTACCCCGAAGAGGAGAGTCGGCCAACCGACAACAGAAAAGGGTGA
- a CDS encoding HD domain-containing protein, with the protein MQPLDIIHKYYKKGTKLYDIYISHVSDVTAKALLVAQKHPELAIDVKFLEEAAMLHDIGIFKTKSPAIACEGSYPYICHGYLGRELLTLEGLPKHGLVCERHTGTGLSLETIIRKKLPVPHRDMRPKSLEEKIICFADKFYSKSQLGKEKPLKKIRESLKNHDSHQIEIFDEWCELFL; encoded by the coding sequence ATGCAACCACTGGATATCATTCATAAGTATTATAAGAAAGGAACGAAACTTTACGATATTTACATCTCTCACGTATCGGATGTAACTGCCAAGGCATTGCTTGTCGCCCAGAAGCACCCCGAACTGGCCATCGATGTGAAGTTTCTGGAAGAGGCGGCCATGCTGCACGATATCGGTATCTTCAAGACCAAGTCGCCGGCGATTGCCTGTGAAGGTAGTTACCCCTACATCTGCCACGGTTATCTGGGCAGGGAACTGCTCACATTGGAGGGGCTTCCCAAGCACGGACTGGTGTGCGAACGGCATACCGGAACCGGTTTGAGTCTGGAGACCATCATCCGGAAAAAATTGCCCGTTCCGCACAGGGATATGCGACCGAAGAGTCTGGAGGAGAAGATTATCTGCTTTGCCGACAAGTTCTACTCGAAGTCCCAACTGGGGAAGGAGAAACCCCTTAAAAAGATCCGGGAGAGCCTCAAGAATCATGACAGCCACCAGATAGAGATATTTGATGAGTGGTGTGAGCTGTTTTTGTAA
- a CDS encoding dihydrodipicolinate synthase family protein, with protein MKQFEKIKGLIVAPFTPFDSKGEVDMGPIADYAAMLQKNGLIGVFINGSSGEGYMLTVEERMKLAEKWISVASEGFRVIVHVGATCIKDCYRMAEHAQAIGAFGIGAMASPFPKAGRVEELVQYCEEIACGAPDLPFYFYHIPALSGVFLPMLPFLKAADGRIPNLAGIKYTYESIYEYNQCMLYGNGKFDMLHGQDETILSALVMGGAQGGISGTGSYIGRSLTGVIEAYNSGKLAEAVAHQNFAQEVINVIARYRGNIVAGKRIMKLIGLDLGINRTPFQNITDEEEILIREELERINFFEKCNRL; from the coding sequence ATGAAACAGTTTGAAAAGATCAAAGGATTAATCGTGGCTCCATTTACCCCCTTCGACAGCAAGGGAGAGGTAGATATGGGTCCCATAGCCGATTATGCAGCCATGTTGCAGAAAAACGGACTGATCGGCGTGTTTATCAATGGCTCTTCGGGCGAGGGGTATATGCTTACCGTGGAGGAGCGGATGAAATTGGCCGAGAAATGGATCTCGGTTGCCTCGGAAGGGTTCAGGGTGATCGTACATGTAGGTGCCACCTGCATCAAGGATTGTTACCGCATGGCAGAGCATGCCCAAGCCATCGGGGCCTTCGGTATCGGAGCCATGGCCTCTCCTTTTCCCAAAGCGGGAAGAGTGGAGGAGCTGGTGCAATATTGCGAAGAGATTGCTTGTGGAGCTCCCGATCTTCCGTTCTATTTCTACCATATTCCTGCCCTCAGTGGCGTCTTCCTGCCCATGTTGCCCTTCCTGAAGGCGGCAGACGGACGCATCCCCAACCTGGCGGGAATCAAGTATACCTACGAAAGTATCTACGAATACAACCAATGCATGCTCTACGGCAATGGTAAGTTCGACATGCTGCACGGTCAGGACGAAACCATCCTCTCTGCACTGGTAATGGGTGGTGCCCAGGGTGGAATCAGCGGCACCGGAAGCTATATCGGCCGATCGCTGACGGGCGTGATTGAGGCATATAACAGCGGCAAGCTGGCTGAAGCGGTAGCTCACCAGAATTTTGCCCAGGAGGTTATCAATGTCATTGCACGCTACCGGGGCAATATCGTCGCCGGGAAAAGGATCATGAAACTGATCGGCCTTGATTTGGGAATAAACCGCACACCTTTCCAGAATATAACGGACGAAGAGGAGATACTCATCCGGGAAGAACTTGAAAGAATCAACTTTTTCGAAAAGTGTAACCGGCTTTAA
- the tnpA gene encoding IS66 family insertion sequence element accessory protein TnpA, whose product MNTNKMNRRFTQHEAFSLIEEYFQSGQRATDFYRSKNMSEWQFYKWRKLYLEVHPEHEASKIPPAKEPSLLQPVTVIGKPSSRRMPRFEIAYPGGVTLRVDEGVTDITLLGELLTF is encoded by the coding sequence ATGAACACTAACAAAATGAATCGTCGTTTTACTCAACACGAAGCGTTTTCCCTGATCGAAGAGTACTTTCAAAGTGGTCAGCGGGCCACGGATTTTTACCGGTCCAAAAATATGAGTGAATGGCAGTTTTACAAATGGAGAAAACTGTATCTTGAAGTCCATCCGGAACATGAAGCCTCAAAAATACCCCCTGCAAAGGAACCATCCCTCTTGCAGCCGGTAACTGTTATCGGCAAGCCGTCCTCCCGGCGGATGCCCCGGTTCGAGATCGCCTATCCCGGCGGGGTAACTCTTCGCGTGGACGAGGGGGTAACCGACATCACGCTACTCGGGGAACTGCTCACTTTTTAA
- a CDS encoding nucleotide exchange factor GrpE encodes MKRNNDYNGPEELHDNEVSQEPANLNSEESENAESSIEDNLSAEPDPLEELKRKYDELNDSYLRLHAEFDNFRKRTMKEKADIIRSGGERVLTDILPFADDFERALQALHMAEDKEAMVEGMDLIYSKFVNFLNQHGVKEIVAIGQPFDADRFEAITTVPVQEEAQKGVVIDCVQKGYQLNDKIIRYPKVIVGE; translated from the coding sequence ATGAAGAGAAACAACGATTATAACGGGCCGGAGGAGTTGCACGACAACGAGGTAAGCCAGGAACCGGCCAATCTGAACAGTGAGGAGAGTGAAAATGCGGAAAGCAGTATCGAGGACAATTTGTCAGCAGAGCCCGATCCGCTGGAGGAGTTAAAGAGGAAATATGATGAGTTGAACGACAGCTATTTGCGTCTTCACGCCGAGTTCGATAATTTTCGCAAGCGGACAATGAAGGAGAAGGCCGACATCATTAGAAGTGGCGGTGAACGTGTACTGACCGATATCCTGCCATTTGCCGATGATTTCGAACGGGCATTGCAAGCGCTTCACATGGCGGAAGACAAGGAGGCGATGGTGGAAGGGATGGACCTGATCTATTCAAAATTTGTCAACTTCCTTAACCAGCACGGTGTAAAAGAGATTGTGGCTATCGGACAACCTTTTGATGCCGACCGGTTCGAGGCAATAACTACCGTTCCGGTTCAGGAGGAGGCACAAAAAGGGGTTGTCATTGATTGTGTACAAAAAGGGTATCAGCTAAACGATAAGATTATCCGTTATCCGAAGGTAATTGTAGGGGAATAA
- the tnpB gene encoding IS66 family insertion sequence element accessory protein TnpB (TnpB, as the term is used for proteins encoded by IS66 family insertion elements, is considered an accessory protein, since TnpC, encoded by a neighboring gene, is a DDE family transposase.), whose translation MFSLNESQRFYLCLSPTDPRKGFDSLCGLVSSELGRDPLGGEVFIFVNRSRTTIKLLHWERGGLVLYHKRLESGRFSLPTCDGKRR comes from the coding sequence ATGTTCTCACTTAACGAATCCCAGCGTTTTTACCTCTGCCTCTCACCCACCGACCCGCGTAAAGGATTTGACAGTTTATGCGGGCTTGTCTCATCGGAACTGGGACGCGACCCGTTAGGCGGGGAAGTGTTCATCTTTGTCAACAGGTCCAGGACGACCATCAAGCTGCTCCATTGGGAACGGGGCGGGCTCGTGCTGTACCACAAGCGCCTGGAAAGCGGCCGCTTTTCCCTTCCCACCTGCGACGGGAAGAGGAGGTGA
- a CDS encoding hydrogen peroxide-inducible genes activator: protein MNIQQLEYIIAVDNYRHFSKAAEASFVTQPTLSMMIQKLEDELGVKIFDRTQLPVQPTEIGKKIIDQARLSIAQINQIKEIIQEEKGIIKGTFRLGIIPTVSPYLLPRLMDEHMHGNSDISIVVRELTTDNILRGLGNDSLDGAILATPLNDDSVTERPLYYERFFAYVSPKERALYVKNELDETDLNNGRLWMLDEVHCFRTQILHLCNMRKRRRSNSIFSFEAGSIDTLIKIVDDNDGLTVIPEMAIYNLSEQQKKNVRPFKNVTPVREISLITRKEFIRERLIQIIADEVREAVPASLKDPALKKYVVPL from the coding sequence ATGAACATACAGCAACTTGAATATATCATTGCGGTTGACAACTACCGCCATTTTTCCAAGGCGGCCGAAGCGTCATTTGTAACACAACCCACCCTCAGCATGATGATCCAAAAGCTTGAAGATGAGTTGGGGGTGAAGATTTTCGACCGGACCCAACTGCCGGTTCAACCCACCGAGATAGGTAAGAAAATTATCGATCAGGCACGTCTCTCGATTGCCCAGATCAATCAGATCAAGGAGATTATCCAGGAGGAGAAGGGGATAATCAAGGGGACCTTCCGGCTCGGCATAATACCCACGGTGTCGCCCTATCTGTTGCCGAGGCTGATGGATGAACATATGCATGGCAACTCCGATATCAGCATCGTGGTGAGGGAACTTACAACCGACAATATCCTCAGGGGGCTGGGAAACGATTCGCTCGACGGCGCAATCCTGGCCACTCCGCTAAACGACGATTCCGTTACCGAGAGACCGCTCTATTACGAGCGTTTTTTCGCTTACGTCTCTCCCAAGGAGCGTGCACTATATGTGAAGAACGAACTGGACGAGACCGATTTGAACAACGGACGACTATGGATGCTGGATGAAGTGCACTGTTTCAGGACTCAGATCCTGCACCTCTGCAACATGAGAAAGCGACGAAGGTCGAACTCCATTTTCTCGTTTGAGGCAGGTAGTATCGATACGCTCATCAAGATTGTGGATGATAATGACGGGCTGACCGTTATTCCGGAAATGGCGATATATAACCTCAGCGAACAGCAGAAAAAGAATGTACGGCCGTTCAAGAACGTTACTCCCGTTCGTGAGATCAGCCTGATCACCCGCAAGGAGTTCATCCGGGAACGGTTGATTCAGATTATTGCGGATGAGGTAAGGGAGGCTGTTCCCGCATCACTCAAGGATCCGGCACTGAAGAAATATGTGGTTCCGTTGTAG
- a CDS encoding cyclically-permuted mutarotase family protein, producing the protein MELKLNQLSVDGLTEHLDKGVSASYAALIGNKLIVAGGANFPGKLGFEGGTKAYYSEIVSYDEESGKWRLIGHLPDSAAYGVSVPLSDGALWVGGNNATTSLRSVLRVSLNETGAAVLKPFPQLPATMDNMAGSAIADTVFVAGGNIDEKPANRFYCIDARSGSEWKELPQFPGPPRLQPLLVPIKQNNRSYLYLLGGFFGGDSLRQPVISSEILRYDVTAGKWEITGELTDEETGEHFSLTGAVAMPVENRYILCMGGVNRTIFLDAITTQYNITYNGALTVEGRQLLHLEFSKEYMTRPIEDYKFSRECRIFDTVTGGWKTILDTSLTARAGATLVFEGKEFYVVQGELKPGVRTPVTIKGEINL; encoded by the coding sequence ATGGAACTTAAACTGAATCAATTATCTGTCGATGGCCTCACGGAGCATCTCGACAAGGGGGTTTCGGCAAGCTATGCAGCACTGATCGGAAACAAACTCATTGTGGCGGGCGGGGCCAACTTCCCCGGGAAGTTAGGGTTCGAAGGGGGCACAAAAGCCTACTACAGCGAAATCGTTAGCTACGATGAAGAGAGCGGGAAGTGGAGACTTATCGGCCATCTGCCCGATTCGGCGGCTTACGGAGTATCTGTCCCTCTTTCCGACGGTGCATTGTGGGTTGGGGGGAACAACGCGACAACATCGCTGAGAAGCGTCCTCAGGGTCTCGTTGAACGAAACCGGAGCCGCAGTACTGAAACCATTTCCTCAACTCCCGGCCACCATGGATAACATGGCAGGATCTGCCATAGCAGACACAGTCTTTGTAGCTGGAGGGAACATTGACGAAAAGCCGGCAAACCGGTTCTACTGCATCGATGCAAGGAGCGGTTCGGAATGGAAGGAACTGCCGCAATTTCCCGGACCTCCTCGCCTTCAACCCCTATTGGTGCCGATAAAGCAGAATAACCGGTCGTACCTCTATCTGCTCGGTGGTTTTTTCGGCGGTGATAGCCTAAGGCAACCGGTGATAAGCAGCGAGATTCTTCGCTACGATGTAACTGCGGGCAAATGGGAGATAACCGGCGAGCTGACCGACGAGGAGACGGGAGAGCACTTCTCGCTGACCGGCGCAGTTGCCATGCCGGTTGAGAACCGTTATATCCTCTGCATGGGAGGAGTAAACCGGACCATCTTCCTTGATGCCATCACTACCCAGTACAATATCACATACAATGGTGCGTTAACCGTCGAGGGGCGACAACTGCTGCACCTCGAATTTTCAAAAGAATACATGACACGTCCCATCGAAGATTATAAATTCAGTCGCGAATGTCGTATATTTGACACCGTTACCGGTGGGTGGAAAACCATACTGGATACCTCCCTCACAGCACGTGCAGGAGCAACACTGGTTTTTGAAGGAAAGGAGTTTTATGTCGTACAGGGCGAGCTAAAGCCTGGTGTACGTACTCCGGTAACAATAAAAGGAGAGATCAATTTATGA